In one window of Desulfovibrio sp. UIB00 DNA:
- a CDS encoding O-acetylhomoserine aminocarboxypropyltransferase/cysteine synthase family protein — MSEKRKPRFETLQVHAGQEQPDPATGARAVPIYQTTSFVFDDCAHAEARFNLSNAGNIYSRLTNPTQDAFEQRVAALEGGVAALATASGAAAVTYALQNLAEAGDHIVAEKTLYGGTYNLLAHTLKAWGIDTTFVDPDEPGAFERAITPRTKAIFIETLGNPHSNIVDIEALADLAHKNGIPLVVDNTFATPWLLRPIEHGADVVVHSATKFIGGHGTTLGGVIVDGGKFDWEASGKFPRLCEPEPSYHGLSFTKAVGAAAFAVRVRAILLRDLGATLSPFNAFILLQGLETLSLRVERHVSNALAVVEYLAKHPKVERVNHPCLASSPSHALYQRYFPKGGGSIFTFEVKGGAAEARAFIDRLQVFSLLANVADAKSLVIHPASTTHSQLTATELAETGIRPNTVRLSIGIEHVDDIIEDIAQALG, encoded by the coding sequence ATGAGCGAAAAAAGGAAACCACGTTTTGAAACCCTGCAAGTTCATGCCGGGCAGGAACAGCCGGATCCGGCGACCGGTGCGCGCGCAGTACCGATCTATCAGACAACATCCTTTGTTTTTGACGACTGTGCGCACGCTGAGGCGCGCTTTAACCTCAGCAATGCCGGCAACATTTACAGCCGCCTGACCAATCCCACGCAGGACGCCTTTGAACAGCGAGTTGCAGCACTTGAAGGAGGCGTTGCGGCCCTGGCCACGGCCAGCGGCGCAGCAGCCGTTACCTATGCCCTGCAAAATCTGGCTGAAGCTGGCGACCACATTGTGGCCGAAAAGACCCTCTACGGCGGCACCTACAATCTGCTGGCGCACACGCTCAAGGCCTGGGGCATAGACACCACCTTTGTGGACCCCGATGAACCCGGCGCTTTTGAGCGCGCCATCACACCCCGCACCAAGGCCATTTTTATTGAAACCCTGGGCAACCCGCACAGCAATATTGTGGATATTGAAGCGCTGGCGGATCTGGCCCACAAAAACGGCATCCCCCTGGTGGTGGACAATACCTTTGCCACTCCTTGGCTGCTGCGCCCCATCGAACACGGGGCGGACGTTGTTGTGCATTCGGCAACCAAGTTTATTGGCGGTCACGGCACAACCCTTGGCGGTGTGATTGTGGACGGCGGCAAATTTGACTGGGAGGCCTCGGGCAAGTTCCCCCGGCTGTGCGAGCCGGAACCGAGCTACCACGGCCTGAGCTTTACCAAGGCAGTGGGCGCGGCGGCCTTTGCGGTGCGCGTCCGGGCCATACTGCTGCGCGATCTTGGCGCTACGCTTTCGCCCTTCAACGCCTTTATCCTGCTTCAAGGGCTGGAAACCCTTTCGCTGCGGGTTGAGCGCCACGTCAGCAATGCGCTGGCAGTGGTGGAATATCTGGCCAAGCATCCCAAGGTTGAGCGGGTCAACCATCCGTGCCTTGCCAGCAGCCCCAGCCATGCCTTGTATCAGCGCTATTTCCCCAAGGGGGGCGGCTCCATCTTTACCTTTGAGGTCAAGGGCGGCGCGGCCGAAGCCAGGGCATTCATCGACAGGTTGCAGGTCTTCTCCCTGCTGGCCAATGTGGCGGATGCAAAATCGCTGGTCATTCACCCCGCCTCCACTACGCATTCTCAGCTCACTGCCACAGAGCTTGCCGAAACGGGCATCCGGCCCAACACGGTCAGGCTCTCCATTGGCATTGAACACGTGGATGACATTATTGAAGACATTGCACAGGCACTGGGCTAA
- a CDS encoding glycosyltransferase, whose product MTNPVVNITIPVFNRYHLTQKTLLALRKTAPGIPFAVTVVDNGSEQALRDRLVELHKDGIIDNLFLLPRNMGISCACNIGWRAVDAPYYMKLDNDMAALTPNWLENLFRLWAHGDPVSTLGPTFIAHDMVKNPGTITSEDGRLGICTSTLMGSAIIIPKSVSDILGYWSEDYGLYGADDGDYGSRVNCAGLTQYYYDANDFFVNGGKYDNSEYEDTDLNKGKEHARLFKDESGGMGLFLVNYYLYNMCVRNWKVPLRYRIKDVDGYNVVLEEDPAYAPIQQALSRSKDLLDNLVAAGRNNDMYSDAVVDRLKRIWKGCGQECTPL is encoded by the coding sequence ATGACCAATCCTGTCGTAAACATCACCATACCTGTTTTTAACAGGTATCATCTTACGCAGAAGACACTGTTGGCCCTGCGCAAAACAGCGCCCGGCATTCCATTTGCGGTTACAGTGGTGGATAACGGCAGCGAGCAAGCCCTGCGTGATCGTCTGGTGGAGCTGCACAAAGACGGGATCATCGACAATCTTTTTTTGCTGCCGCGCAATATGGGCATATCCTGCGCCTGCAACATCGGCTGGCGCGCTGTGGACGCCCCTTATTACATGAAGCTCGACAACGATATGGCGGCCCTAACGCCCAACTGGCTGGAGAATCTTTTCAGGCTGTGGGCGCACGGTGATCCTGTTTCTACACTGGGGCCGACGTTCATAGCGCATGACATGGTGAAAAATCCCGGCACGATCACCAGTGAAGACGGCAGACTTGGCATTTGCACATCCACGCTCATGGGGAGCGCCATTATCATCCCCAAAAGTGTTTCAGACATATTGGGCTACTGGAGCGAGGATTACGGTCTGTACGGCGCAGATGACGGGGATTACGGCTCACGCGTAAACTGTGCCGGATTGACGCAATACTATTATGACGCCAATGATTTTTTTGTAAACGGCGGCAAATACGACAATTCGGAATACGAAGATACAGACCTGAATAAAGGCAAGGAACATGCCCGGCTTTTCAAGGATGAATCCGGCGGCATGGGATTGTTTTTGGTGAATTACTATCTGTACAACATGTGCGTTCGCAACTGGAAGGTACCGCTGCGCTACCGCATCAAGGATGTGGATGGCTATAACGTGGTGCTGGAGGAAGATCCCGCCTATGCGCCCATTCAACAGGCCTTGAGCCGCAGTAAGGATCTGCTGGACAATCTGGTTGCGGCAGGCCGCAATAACGACATGTATTCAGATGCCGTGGTGGATCGTCTGAAAAGAATCTGGAAAGGCTGCGGGCAGGAATGCACTCCTTTGTGA
- a CDS encoding glutamine amidotransferase, translating to MKRCVAIQHVAFENLGVFVQPLEEAGFAISYVQAGVVPLEPELWKDADLAVVLGGPIGVYQEDVYPFLADEKVLVASRLASGRPLLGICLGAQLMASALDADVYPGTAKEIGWGQVELTPAGLSGPLAELAGAPVLHWHGDTFDLPRGSDLLASTAITPHQAFRPGPGQLGLQFHAEMDAALMETWLVGHCCELGVNGFDPRAIREDAQRLGAQARAAGLAFMRRWLMEEVR from the coding sequence ATGAAGCGTTGCGTTGCTATCCAACATGTGGCTTTTGAAAATCTGGGTGTGTTTGTGCAGCCGCTTGAAGAAGCGGGCTTTGCGATCAGCTATGTACAGGCCGGGGTTGTGCCCCTGGAGCCGGAACTGTGGAAGGATGCCGACCTTGCCGTGGTGCTGGGCGGCCCCATTGGCGTGTATCAGGAAGATGTGTATCCCTTCCTTGCCGATGAAAAAGTGCTTGTGGCAAGCCGTCTTGCTTCGGGCCGACCTCTGCTGGGCATCTGCCTTGGCGCGCAGCTTATGGCCAGCGCCCTTGATGCCGACGTATACCCCGGAACCGCCAAGGAGATTGGCTGGGGCCAGGTTGAACTCACCCCGGCGGGATTGAGCGGCCCTCTGGCTGAGCTTGCGGGCGCGCCTGTGCTGCACTGGCATGGCGATACGTTTGATCTGCCCCGGGGCAGCGATCTGCTTGCCTCAACGGCTATCACCCCGCATCAGGCCTTCCGGCCCGGGCCGGGGCAGCTCGGTTTGCAGTTTCACGCAGAAATGGACGCGGCCCTGATGGAAACATGGCTTGTGGGCCATTGCTGCGAACTTGGCGTGAACGGCTTTGACCCCCGCGCCATACGTGAAGACGCCCAGAGGCTCGGCGCTCAGGCACGGGCTGCAGGGCTGGCCTTTATGCGCCGCTGGTTGATGGAAGAGGTGCGCTAG
- a CDS encoding DUF4198 domain-containing protein has product MWKICCASLALLLMWGTQAQAHFGMVIPSTPTVADKKDANVQLEISFVHPMEMQGMDMAAPAAATVTHDGKTEDIKATLKPATVLGHKAWQTTYGIKKPGVYQFAVEPAPYFEPAEDKFIVHYTKTVVAAFGEEEGWDAPLGLKTEIVPLTRPFANYTGNVFRGRVLLDGKPVAGADVEVECYNKGKAHTAPNDFYVTQVVKTDENGVFSYGIPWAGWWGFAALNTSAEKMEYKGEAKEVELGAVMWVNFAAPKTK; this is encoded by the coding sequence ATGTGGAAAATTTGCTGCGCCAGCCTTGCTCTGCTGCTCATGTGGGGAACCCAGGCCCAGGCCCATTTCGGCATGGTCATCCCCTCCACCCCCACGGTTGCAGACAAGAAGGACGCCAACGTGCAGTTGGAGATTTCCTTTGTGCACCCCATGGAGATGCAGGGTATGGATATGGCCGCGCCTGCGGCGGCTACCGTCACCCATGACGGAAAAACAGAAGACATCAAGGCAACGCTCAAGCCCGCCACGGTGCTGGGCCACAAGGCATGGCAAACAACCTACGGGATCAAAAAACCTGGCGTGTACCAGTTTGCCGTTGAGCCCGCCCCCTATTTTGAACCTGCGGAAGACAAGTTCATCGTACATTACACCAAGACCGTGGTAGCCGCCTTTGGCGAAGAAGAAGGCTGGGATGCCCCCCTTGGCCTGAAAACGGAAATCGTGCCCCTTACCCGCCCCTTTGCCAATTATACAGGCAATGTATTCCGTGGCCGCGTTTTGCTTGACGGCAAGCCCGTTGCCGGAGCTGACGTGGAAGTGGAGTGCTACAACAAGGGCAAGGCGCACACCGCTCCCAACGATTTTTATGTCACCCAGGTAGTCAAGACCGATGAAAACGGCGTCTTCAGCTATGGTATTCCCTGGGCGGGATGGTGGGGTTTTGCGGCCCTGAACACCTCCGCCGAAAAAATGGAATACAAGGGTGAAGCCAAGGAAGTGGAACTGGGCGCTGTGATGTGGGTGAATTTTGCCGCACCCAAGACCAAGTAA
- the cbiM gene encoding cobalt transporter CbiM, whose product MHIAEGVLSPAVLATGYALTAAGTALGLKKLDYDRLMTVAILAATFFVGSLIHVPIGITSAHLILNGLLGVILGWAAFPAILAALALQALLFQFGGLVVLGVNTFTMGFSAVVAGYVFRGLCRAWPTPAGQKIAAFCGGALGVLGAGLLTAVALASSDEGFATAARLLFLAHLPIMLAEGLITMLTVGFIARVRPEMLRLSAA is encoded by the coding sequence ATGCATATTGCCGAAGGCGTTCTTTCCCCTGCCGTGCTTGCCACGGGTTACGCCCTTACCGCCGCCGGAACGGCTCTGGGCCTGAAAAAACTCGATTATGACCGGCTCATGACCGTGGCCATTCTGGCCGCGACTTTTTTTGTGGGTTCGCTTATCCATGTGCCCATCGGCATTACCAGCGCGCACCTTATTCTCAACGGCCTTCTGGGCGTGATACTCGGGTGGGCGGCCTTTCCGGCCATCCTGGCGGCTCTGGCGCTTCAGGCGCTACTGTTCCAGTTTGGCGGCCTTGTGGTATTGGGGGTCAACACCTTCACCATGGGATTTTCAGCCGTCGTGGCGGGTTATGTGTTTCGCGGCCTGTGCCGTGCGTGGCCCACACCAGCAGGGCAAAAAATTGCCGCTTTCTGCGGCGGTGCGCTGGGCGTTTTGGGCGCGGGCCTGCTGACGGCGGTGGCTCTGGCCTCCAGTGATGAAGGCTTTGCCACTGCTGCGCGGCTACTGTTTTTGGCGCATCTGCCCATCATGTTGGCCGAAGGGCTTATCACCATGCTGACCGTGGGATTTATCGCCAGGGTGCGCCCTGAAATGCTGCGCCTGAGCGCGGCCTGA
- a CDS encoding cobalamin biosynthesis protein CbiL: MLSICSRKAFSPILPTLLSTLFLLFTLALPHAALAHRVNIFAWTEGDQVVAECGFNGGNKVKQGQVVVYDAATGAKLQEGRTDDQGVYRFPVPAEGKAHGLRIVVKAGEGHQNEWMMDAAELAAVQTPAIPASASEAKDAAAPAAEKTSPVTHAVSTATPGAKGAAAPTPSAAGVSSGELQTIVNAALDVKLGPIRRELAEMRVSRPGFSEIFGGIGWLVGLAGIALYFKGRRG, from the coding sequence ATGCTTTCCATTTGTTCGCGCAAGGCATTCTCCCCCATACTGCCCACACTGTTGTCCACACTGTTTTTGCTCTTCACGCTGGCATTACCCCATGCGGCTCTGGCCCACCGGGTCAATATTTTTGCATGGACAGAAGGGGACCAGGTTGTTGCGGAATGCGGCTTTAACGGCGGCAACAAGGTCAAGCAGGGACAGGTGGTGGTGTACGATGCTGCCACTGGCGCAAAGCTACAGGAAGGCCGCACCGATGATCAGGGCGTGTACCGTTTTCCTGTTCCCGCTGAGGGCAAGGCCCACGGCCTGCGCATTGTCGTCAAGGCTGGCGAAGGCCATCAGAATGAATGGATGATGGACGCCGCCGAACTGGCGGCAGTTCAGACGCCAGCCATTCCCGCCAGCGCCTCCGAAGCAAAGGACGCGGCGGCTCCTGCTGCCGAAAAAACATCTCCGGTTACACACGCAGTATCCACGGCAACCCCCGGAGCAAAAGGCGCGGCTGCACCCACCCCAAGCGCTGCCGGCGTCAGCTCCGGGGAGCTGCAAACCATTGTCAACGCGGCGCTGGATGTAAAGCTTGGGCCCATCCGCCGGGAACTTGCCGAAATGCGCGTGTCCCGCCCCGGCTTTTCTGAAATTTTCGGCGGCATCGGCTGGCTGGTGGGTCTGGCGGGCATTGCCCTTTACTTCAAGGGACGTCGGGGGTAA